The sequence below is a genomic window from Neoarius graeffei isolate fNeoGra1 chromosome 4, fNeoGra1.pri, whole genome shotgun sequence.
tttctgtttccactgacaaagaactggctctgggttcAGAcccaaaaccggttccaggctagcaccaactctctgctgggccagaggaaagaaccgcttacgtcagcgggggggcggagttgtgaagaccaacaacaatcgcaagaccgcgaaaggtcgccatttttaagtgacgagaagcagcagctgtacaaacgcaaagtcatccattattgttgttgttgttgctgctgcttcttcttctccgtgttgttgttgctttgatgttctcgccaaggtttatgcaaacagagacgtaactgacgtatacagcgacataatgacgtggctccccttagcaccgcgagctatgggaaagcaaactggttctcagctggcttgcaagttgaacaagttgtgcaccagcactggccccgaaccagccctggaactgatttggtggaaaaggggtatacgaGTGTGTCCTAATCGGATCCAAGTAGAACCTTTAGAAAGCTCAGaactcaattaatttttttttccttctattcgAGTGTTTGCAGAATTTCAGAAATTACTGACGAACTcctgttgatgtgtgtgtgtgtgtgtgtctctctctctctctctctctctctctctctctcaggaacaGTGTGGGAAATGGAGCAGACTTCAGCCCGTATCCAAAAGGTTTGTGTTCTCCAGCCACCAGATCCACTGCTCTCCATTTTTCACGAAAGCTTGGCGTTGCCCTCTGGCTCCCAGATACGCCGCAGGTTCTCTTATCCGAGCCGAATCGCTCCACTCTTCATCACAGAGACTGAAGAAACGGCAGCCGGAGGAACCTCCTCCACGAGAACTCGACTTGCTTCGTTATGATCTGAAGGTTCTGAAGAACGCCCCCAAACCGGCGCTGTATCTGGGATTTTCCGGTCTTGTACCATTTGTATCGGCTCCATTATTCATGGCTATCACAGAGACGTACGTTCCTGAATTAGCTTACGCTCAAGTTGTGTACGGAGCCTCGATCGTTTCCTTTCTCGGCGGCGCTCGTTGGGGCTTCGCCTTACCCGAGGGCAGCCCAGCAAAACCCGACTGGCTGAATCTCGCCAACAGTGTCGTTCCCGCTGTGATATCATGGGTAGCTCTACTGCTTAGCCACAACATTATCCAGTCTGGCATGCTGGTGATCATGGGGCTGGGAATATCGCTGCATTACGACCTGGCCTTGTTACCTACGTATCCCAGCTGGTTCAAGGCACTGAGGACAATCCTCACTGTAGTAGCTTTCTTCTCTTTACTCAGCACTATAGTTCTTAAAGGATTCTTTCCCGAGAAGAGATATCTCACCCAGGAATGAGTTCTTATTTATATGCAAATCTCATTTTGAACTTGTAATGTaatacatactgtatgtaatCTATATACCAGCCAGAACAAGCCAGTTTCTCTTCTTGGAAAAGTAAGAAGAACTTTCTCaatggttgattgattgattttttttaatatatatatatatatataaaagacagGTGCTGACAAGATTTTGTTTAATTACTGATATTGCCACATTACTGATATTGCCCCAGAAGTGAGTTCAGTTGAACACTTCAAACATCATCGATCATTCATATGCATTGGTATGAGCGCTACTATACGCTTTGCTGACTTATTTTCCACAAATAAATGTTCAGTACTTAAACTAGTTTCCCCATCTATAACGTGCAAGTGTGACTAAAATTAAGGGTTATTTATGAATCTGGTCAATAGTATTGGAATAATTTTCCCCTGTATGTGTAATAAAAATCTATTGTGGAACTAAAGTTTATTTTAATGCAATAAATTAATACCGGGGGGAAGcctcaattattttttttttttggtcaacttTTTATATTGGATAATTTTTCATCATTAAATTTTCCTTTTCCACAGTATGTGGAATATTATTGGCAGACTTGATTTTACACTTTTATTCCATCACCTAACTACTTTTTGTTGGAATGTTTATTTCAACATACTTATCTTAgatgatatacacta
It includes:
- the tmem69 gene encoding transmembrane protein 69; translated protein: MSLSLIGRRLCASFWEQCGKWSRLQPVSKRFVFSSHQIHCSPFFTKAWRCPLAPRYAAGSLIRAESLHSSSQRLKKRQPEEPPPRELDLLRYDLKVLKNAPKPALYLGFSGLVPFVSAPLFMAITETYVPELAYAQVVYGASIVSFLGGARWGFALPEGSPAKPDWLNLANSVVPAVISWVALLLSHNIIQSGMLVIMGLGISLHYDLALLPTYPSWFKALRTILTVVAFFSLLSTIVLKGFFPEKRYLTQE